Proteins from one Bacteroides zhangwenhongii genomic window:
- a CDS encoding OmpA family protein — MIMRKSIILLAFVLGGFTANAQSVVEGTKLTDNWSVELKAGAVTPLTHSAFFKGMRPAFGIGISKQLTPIFGLGFQGMGYVNTTQSKTAFDASDVSLLGKVNLMNLFAGYNGTPRLFEVEAVAGMGWLHYYASGDGDENSWSTRFGLNLNFNLGESKAWTVGLKPAIVYDMQGGFPESKSRFNANNAAFELTAGLTYHFKTSNGTHHFAKVKVYNQAEIDGLNSSINALRSEVNSKDGEINNATQRINGLQEELEACRTKVVPVETVVQTARVPESIITFRQGRSSVDASQLPNVERVASYMKKHADSKVVIKGYASPEGSVEVNARIAAARAEAVKTILVNKYKISASRITAEGQGVGDMFTEPDWNRVSICTIED; from the coding sequence ATGATTATGAGAAAATCTATTATTCTATTAGCTTTTGTATTGGGTGGATTTACAGCAAATGCCCAATCTGTCGTAGAAGGTACAAAATTAACGGACAACTGGTCTGTAGAACTAAAAGCGGGTGCGGTAACTCCTCTCACCCATAGTGCTTTTTTTAAAGGGATGCGTCCCGCGTTCGGAATTGGAATATCGAAACAGTTAACTCCCATTTTCGGATTAGGGTTTCAGGGTATGGGATATGTTAACACGACCCAAAGTAAAACAGCTTTTGATGCTTCGGATGTCAGTTTATTGGGTAAGGTGAACTTGATGAATCTGTTTGCTGGTTATAACGGTACTCCTCGTCTCTTTGAGGTGGAAGCGGTAGCCGGAATGGGTTGGTTACACTATTACGCAAGTGGTGATGGAGACGAAAACTCTTGGTCTACCCGCTTCGGATTGAACCTGAATTTTAATTTAGGTGAAAGTAAAGCATGGACAGTGGGGCTTAAACCAGCCATCGTATATGATATGCAAGGTGGCTTCCCGGAGTCAAAGAGCCGTTTCAATGCTAACAATGCAGCGTTTGAGTTGACAGCCGGATTGACATACCACTTTAAGACAAGTAACGGAACACATCATTTTGCGAAAGTGAAAGTGTACAATCAAGCGGAAATTGATGGTCTGAACTCTTCAATCAATGCGCTTCGTTCGGAAGTGAATAGCAAAGACGGTGAAATCAATAATGCTACCCAGCGTATCAACGGATTGCAAGAAGAGCTTGAGGCATGCCGCACAAAGGTTGTTCCGGTTGAAACTGTAGTACAAACCGCTCGCGTACCGGAGTCTATCATTACTTTCAGACAAGGCAGGTCATCTGTTGACGCATCACAGCTTCCTAATGTAGAACGTGTAGCGTCTTATATGAAGAAACACGCTGATTCTAAAGTGGTTATTAAGGGATACGCTTCTCCGGAAGGTAGTGTTGAAGTGAATGCCAGAATTGCCGCAGCACGTGCAGAAGCTGTAAAAACGATCTTGGTCAACAAGTATAAAATCAGTGCATCTCGTATCACTGCCGAAGGTCAGGGTGTAGGCGATATGTTTACTGAACCGGATTGGAACCGTGTAAGTATATGTACTATTGAAGATTAA
- a CDS encoding 1-deoxy-D-xylulose-5-phosphate synthase → MYLENIYSPEDVKKLSIEELNKLSGEIRAALLQKLSEHGGHFGPNFGMVEATIALHYVFNSPKDKIVFDVSHQSYVHKMLTGRKDAFLNPAKYDNVSGYTEPQESEHDFFIIGHTSTSVSLASGLAKGRDLTGGNENIIAVIGDGSLSGGEAFEGLDYVAELGTNMIIIVNDNQMSIAENHGGLYKNLKELRDSNGQCECNFFKAMGLDYMYVNDGNNVQALIEAFSKIKDIQHPIVVHINTLKGKGYARAEQDKETYHWRTPFNPETGEAKVNDEEEDYSEVTAQYLLQKMKEDPRVVTITSGTPAVLGFTPDRRQEAGKQFVDVGIAEEHAVALASGIAANGGKPVYGVYSTFIQRSYDQLSQDLCINNNPAVLLVFWGTLSGMNDVTHLCFFDIPVISNIPNMVYLAPTCKEEYIAMLEWSIRQNEHPVAIRVPATEVISCGEPVDSDYSILNRYKVTHRGSKVAIVALGSFYGLGQSVASLLKEKENIDATLINPRYITGIDSELMNELKADHELVITLEDGVLDGGFGEKISRYYGTSDMKVLNYGAKKEFVDRYDLQEFLRANHLTDEQIVEDITALIG, encoded by the coding sequence ATGTATTTAGAAAATATTTATTCGCCTGAAGATGTAAAAAAGCTATCGATTGAAGAGCTTAATAAATTAAGCGGTGAAATCCGTGCCGCACTTCTGCAAAAGCTAAGTGAACATGGCGGACATTTCGGTCCCAACTTCGGAATGGTAGAAGCGACAATTGCCCTACACTATGTATTCAACTCGCCCAAAGACAAAATTGTATTTGACGTATCGCACCAGAGTTATGTACACAAGATGTTGACCGGCCGTAAAGACGCTTTCCTCAATCCGGCCAAATACGACAATGTATCAGGGTATACCGAACCGCAAGAAAGTGAGCACGATTTCTTTATCATCGGCCATACCTCTACTTCCGTCAGCCTGGCCAGCGGACTGGCAAAAGGACGTGACCTTACAGGCGGTAATGAAAATATCATAGCTGTCATAGGCGACGGTTCTTTAAGTGGCGGTGAAGCATTCGAAGGGTTGGACTATGTGGCAGAGCTGGGTACCAACATGATTATCATCGTCAATGACAACCAAATGTCTATTGCCGAGAATCATGGCGGATTATACAAGAATCTAAAAGAATTACGTGACAGCAACGGTCAATGTGAGTGTAACTTCTTCAAAGCTATGGGACTGGATTATATGTATGTAAATGATGGCAACAATGTACAGGCATTAATCGAAGCTTTCTCTAAGATAAAAGATATCCAACATCCGATAGTAGTACACATCAATACTCTCAAAGGTAAAGGCTATGCACGTGCCGAGCAAGATAAAGAGACTTATCATTGGCGTACTCCATTCAATCCGGAGACCGGAGAAGCCAAAGTTAACGACGAAGAAGAAGATTATAGCGAAGTAACCGCCCAATACCTGCTGCAAAAGATGAAAGAAGACCCGCGTGTAGTAACAATTACTTCGGGCACTCCCGCCGTTCTGGGCTTTACTCCGGACCGTCGGCAAGAAGCAGGCAAACAATTCGTAGATGTAGGTATTGCTGAAGAACACGCGGTAGCACTTGCTTCGGGTATTGCAGCCAACGGTGGAAAACCGGTTTATGGAGTTTACAGTACATTTATCCAACGCTCTTACGACCAACTTTCACAAGACCTCTGTATCAACAATAATCCGGCTGTCCTGCTCGTATTCTGGGGTACATTATCCGGAATGAATGATGTGACACATCTCTGTTTCTTCGATATTCCGGTCATCAGCAATATTCCCAATATGGTTTATCTGGCACCGACTTGCAAAGAAGAATATATTGCCATGTTAGAATGGAGCATCCGTCAAAATGAACACCCGGTTGCCATCCGTGTTCCGGCTACCGAGGTTATTAGTTGCGGAGAGCCGGTGGACTCCGATTACAGCATTCTCAATCGCTATAAAGTCACTCATCGCGGTTCGAAAGTGGCAATTGTAGCTTTAGGCTCATTCTATGGATTAGGACAGTCGGTCGCATCACTCCTGAAAGAAAAAGAAAATATTGACGCGACACTCATCAATCCGCGTTACATCACCGGAATAGACAGCGAGCTCATGAATGAGCTGAAAGCCGACCATGAATTAGTAATCACGTTAGAAGATGGTGTCTTGGATGGTGGATTCGGTGAAAAGATTAGCCGCTATTATGGTACTTCCGACATGAAAGTTCTCAATTACGGAGCCAAAAAAGAATTTGTAGACCGTTATGATCTACAGGAATTTCTTCGTGCCAATCACCTGACGGATGAACAGATTGTAGAAGATATCACTGCACTTATCGGATAA